One window of Branchiostoma lanceolatum isolate klBraLanc5 chromosome 8, klBraLanc5.hap2, whole genome shotgun sequence genomic DNA carries:
- the LOC136441009 gene encoding coiled-coil domain-containing protein 40-like isoform X3, whose amino-acid sequence MADQEDRPPSVKDGEEAEQPPPPEAEAPPAEAAEALEVPAEEKDPSRPASAKSVTDVVSQVTVKALKEPSTEEEFKLPDMPAEQAAVGGEEQQPTEQPAEAGAEQPEGEVAEGEQPGGAEQPEDAEQPEAEPSQPVAEGEEAPAEAPAEGEVAAEEAEPPAEEVERPASLTKPPSKPTSRAGSARSGEERPGSGRPGSGRPGSGRPGSGRPGSGRPGSGRPGSGRPGEPPAEGERPPSGPRVASRTGASETGFSAGGVSAGMISTELPTGMTRFETQPGLDSDLEEGAEEMEDAEDGYSDSESEGESEMVVLDPDHPLMLRFQRALNAQLSRQNQRITLELKEIQEATKSKHQEHEDLGVQLYGLQQELARNQMNLERKHDTYANVHQGKQQAEEKLDGVRLTYKDVQQNVLLERTTGAKLQTETENLATRLLYMQNAKEDVRSDIAVMKRAAEKADTEVAKSELAKKQQDLYIDRLVDVVDDLREKIALYEAQTSAQTEETKAAREAVSEARTEIDAINLEKKQLFQQWTSSLIGMRRRDEAHAAMNQALDDQRQRVLSLETEIDGYKKSITKEQEKNETLTMVLNKTESDISTTRRLMAQSQTKQEAIKAEYTTYTRALHETEQALNRATTDRTLRLNELNALRKQIEREYQEKVNLEDAIMEKMRSQLTMDKAALYTKKMTSKLRQRKKELEAEVAKVENEISRDILEISYTTSRIKRLQKTMEELDEEIRMKNDMISKSESEIIKRNAVIERKQGVIDQYNKRVDQLLTSTGGEELGPLEIQIKAMNKQIEDRQAEIMELQQFWLRQQGELVKLTKDREEQSMDLERLKKQLSILTQKKLRIENEIEGHQREQKDIDHSISNMRNDMVKLNTLLTKENKLKDGMQQDNILVENDFIAALREAEHDSISMQERLEALQEEKERLLNSLVEAERQIMLWEKKTQLAREVRSAVDSEVGQGEIHAMKAEIHRMEVRYSQLMK is encoded by the exons atggcggatcaAGAGGACAG GCCCCCATCAGTGAAGGACGGAGAGGAAGCTGAGCAGCCTCCTCCTCCTGAAGCAGAAGCTCCTCCTG CAGAGGCAGCAGAAGCCTTGGAGGTGCCTGCAGAGGAGAAAGACCCCAGTAGACCTGCATCTGCCAAGTCTGTCACAGATGTGGTGTCACAGGTCACCGTCAAAGCTCTAAAAGAG CCATCAACAGAGGAAGAG TTCAAGTTACCAGACATGCCTGCAGAACAGGCAGCAGTGGGAGGGGAGGAGCAGCAGCCAACAGAACAGCCAGCAGAAGCCGGGGCAGAGCAACCAGAGGGGGAGGTTGCAGAGGGAGAACAGCCTGGAGGTGCAGAACAGCCAGAAG atGCTGAGCAACCTGAGGCCGAACCATCTCAGCCAGTGGCAGAGGGGGAGGAAGCCCCTGCAGAAGCCCCTGCTGAAGGGGAGGTGGCAGCAGAAGAGGCTGAGCCCCCTGCAGAAGAAGTGGAACGTCCCGCCAGTTTAACCAAGCCTCCATCTAAACCTACCAGCAGAGCCG GAAGTGCCAGGTCAGGTGAAGAGAGACCCGGCAGCGGTCGTCCTGGCAGCGGTCGTCCCGGCAGCGGTCGTCCCGGCAGCGGTCGTCCCGGCAGCGGTCGTCCCGGCAGCGGTCGGCCTGGCAGCGGCCGTCCAGGGGAACCCCCTGCTGAGGGTGAGAGGCCTCCCAGCGGGCCTCGGGTCGCATCAAGGACGGGTGCTAGTGAGACTG GTTTCAGTGCTGGAGGGGTTAGTGCTGGCATGATCAGTACAGAGCTGCCGACGGGTATGACACGGTTCGAGACACAGCCTGGCCTGGACAGCGATCTGGAGGAGGGTGCAGAGGAGATGGAGGATGCGGAGGATGGGTACTCCGACTCGGAGAGCGAGGGAGAGAGCGAGATGGTGGTGCTGGACCCCGACCAC CCCCTGATGCTCAGGTTCCAGAGGGCCTTGAATGCTCAGCTGTCCAGACAGAACCAAAGGATCACACTGGAGCTGAAGGAAATC CAAGAGGCGACGAAGAGTAAGCACCAGGAGCATGAGGACCTGGGTGTGCAGCTGTACGGTCTGCAGCAGGAGCTGGCCAGGAACCAGATGAACCTGGAGAGGAAACACGACACCTACGCCAACGTGCATCAGGGCAAGCAGCAGGCCGAGGAGAAACTGGACGGCGTCCGGCTGACGTACAAGGATGTGCAACAAAACGTGCTGCTGGAAAGGACCAcag gagcCAAGCttcagacagagacagagaaccTGGCCACCAGGCTGCTGTACATGCAGAATGCCAAGGAGGACGTTAGGTCGGACATCGCTGTCATGAAAAGGGCAGCAGAAAAGGCCGACACGGAAGTGGCAAAATCTGAGCTGGCTAAGAAACAGCAG GACTTGTACATTGACCGGCTGGTAGATGTTGTGGATGACCTGAGGGAGAAGATCGCCCTGTACGAGGCTCAGACCTCTGCCCAGACAGAGGAGACCAAGGCTGCCCGGGAGGCGGTGTCAGAGGCTCGCACAGAAATAGAC GCGATAAACCTGGAGAAGAAGCAGCTGTTCCAGCAGTGGACCAGTAGTCTGATCGGCATGAGGAGGAGGGACGAGGCACACGCTGCCATGAACCAGGCACTGGA TGATCAAAGGCAGCGCGTCCTGTCCTTGGAGACTGAAATCGACGGGTACAAGAAGTCCATCACCAAGGAGCAGGAGAAGAACGAGACGCtgaccatggtgctgaacaagaCGGAGTCGGACATCAGCACCACCAGGAGGCTGATGGCGCAGAGCCAGACCAAGCAGGAGGCCATCAAGGCCGAGTACACCACCTACACCCGCGCCCTGCATGAGACAGAACAGGCACTCAACAGGGCGACTACT GATCGCACTCTGCGTCTGAACGAGCTGAATGCGCTGAGGAAGCAGATCGAGCGTGAGTACCAGGAGAAGGTGAACCTGGAGGACGCCATCATGGAGAAGATGCGGTCCCAGCTCACCATGGACAAGGCTGCCCTCTACACCAAGAAGATGACCAGCAAGCTCAGGCAGAGGAAGAAAGAGCTG GAAGCAGAGGTGGCAAAGGTTGAGAACGAGATTTCGCGCGACATCCTGGAGATCTCGTACACGACGTCGCGCATCAAGCGTCTGCAGAAGACCATGGAGGAGCTGGATGAGGAGATCCGCATGAAGAACGACATGATCTCCAAGAGTGAGAGCGAGATCATCAAGAGGAACGCCGTGATCGAGAGGAAGCAGGGGGTCATCGACCAGTACAACAAGAGAGTGGACCAGCTGCTGACTAGTACTGGG GGCGAGGAGTTGGGGCCGTTGGAGATCCAGATCAAGGCGATGAACAAGCAGATCGAGGATCGTCAGGCGGAGATCATGGAGCTGCAGCAGTTCTGGCTGCGTCAGCAGGGGGAGCTGGTGAAActcaccaaggacagggaggAGCAGTCCATGGACCTGGAGCGGCTCAAGAAACAGCTGTCCATTCTCACCCAGAAGAAACTCAGGATTGAAA ATGAGATCGAGGGTCACCAGCGTGAACAGAAGGACATTGACCACAGCATCAGTAACATGCGCAACGACATGGTCAAACTCAACACCCTGCTGACCAAGGAGAACAAGCTGAAGGATGGGATGCAACAG GACAACATCTTGGTAGAAAACGACTTCATCGCAGCCTTGAGGGAGGCTGAGCACGATTCTATCAGCATGCAGGAGCGCCTAGAAGCCCtgcaggaggagaaggagaggcTACTGAACAGCCTGGTGGAGGCAGA ACGTCAGATCATGCTGTGGGAGAAGAAGACCCAGCTGGCCCGTGAGGTGCGATCTGCGGTTGACTCCGAGGTCGGGCAAGGAGAGATCCATGCCATGAAGGCCGAGATCCATCGCATGGAG GTGCGTTACTCCCAGCTGATGAAGTAG
- the LOC136441009 gene encoding coiled-coil domain-containing protein 40-like isoform X1: MADQEDRPPSVKDGEEAEQPPPPEAEAPPAEAAEALEVPAEEKDPSRPASAKSVTDVVSQVTVKALKEPSTEEEFKLPDMPAEQAAVGGEEQQPTEQPAEAGAEQPEGEVAEGEQPGGAEQPEDAEQPEAEPSQPVAEGEEAPAEAPAEGEVAAEEAEPPAEEVERPASLTKPPSKPTSRAGSARSGEERPGSGRPGSGRPGSGRPGSGRPGSGRPGSGRPGSGRPGEPPAEGERPPSGPRVASRTGASETGFSAGGVSAGMISTELPTGMTRFETQPGLDSDLEEGAEEMEDAEDGYSDSESEGESEMVVLDPDHPLMLRFQRALNAQLSRQNQRITLELKEIQEATKSKHQEHEDLGVQLYGLQQELARNQMNLERKHDTYANVHQGKQQAEEKLDGVRLTYKDVQQNVLLERTTGAKLQTETENLATRLLYMQNAKEDVRSDIAVMKRAAEKADTEVAKSELAKKQQDLYIDRLVDVVDDLREKIALYEAQTSAQTEETKAAREAVSEARTEIDAINLEKKQLFQQWTSSLIGMRRRDEAHAAMNQALDDQRQRVLSLETEIDGYKKSITKEQEKNETLTMVLNKTESDISTTRRLMAQSQTKQEAIKAEYTTYTRALHETEQALNRATTDRTLRLNELNALRKQIEREYQEKVNLEDAIMEKMRSQLTMDKAALYTKKMTSKLRQRKKELEAEVAKVENEISRDILEISYTTSRIKRLQKTMEELDEEIRMKNDMISKSESEIIKRNAVIERKQGVIDQYNKRVDQLLTSTGGEELGPLEIQIKAMNKQIEDRQAEIMELQQFWLRQQGELVKLTKDREEQSMDLERLKKQLSILTQKKLRIENEIEGHQREQKDIDHSISNMRNDMVKLNTLLTKENKLKDGMQQDNILVENDFIAALREAEHDSISMQERLEALQEEKERLLNSLVEAERQIMLWEKKTQLAREVRSAVDSEVGQGEIHAMKAEIHRMEVRYSQLMKQQEKMIRDMESTVSRRDTIWVRGDAQAKTNKKVVTQGNFQKKLGEMRKKIKQTAQDANGCDREIQELRDQQGGLSKMLEEKQMNCQQLQSSVDTLEGDIDNMQEIKERNLAELVSKQQKVKHYQSLKDGRYKLLCRTDTALENETQKQLDRMQTLNAIVDRLNQEYPHAQPALRRVTLTLQSRGVVQDSA, from the exons atggcggatcaAGAGGACAG GCCCCCATCAGTGAAGGACGGAGAGGAAGCTGAGCAGCCTCCTCCTCCTGAAGCAGAAGCTCCTCCTG CAGAGGCAGCAGAAGCCTTGGAGGTGCCTGCAGAGGAGAAAGACCCCAGTAGACCTGCATCTGCCAAGTCTGTCACAGATGTGGTGTCACAGGTCACCGTCAAAGCTCTAAAAGAG CCATCAACAGAGGAAGAG TTCAAGTTACCAGACATGCCTGCAGAACAGGCAGCAGTGGGAGGGGAGGAGCAGCAGCCAACAGAACAGCCAGCAGAAGCCGGGGCAGAGCAACCAGAGGGGGAGGTTGCAGAGGGAGAACAGCCTGGAGGTGCAGAACAGCCAGAAG atGCTGAGCAACCTGAGGCCGAACCATCTCAGCCAGTGGCAGAGGGGGAGGAAGCCCCTGCAGAAGCCCCTGCTGAAGGGGAGGTGGCAGCAGAAGAGGCTGAGCCCCCTGCAGAAGAAGTGGAACGTCCCGCCAGTTTAACCAAGCCTCCATCTAAACCTACCAGCAGAGCCG GAAGTGCCAGGTCAGGTGAAGAGAGACCCGGCAGCGGTCGTCCTGGCAGCGGTCGTCCCGGCAGCGGTCGTCCCGGCAGCGGTCGTCCCGGCAGCGGTCGTCCCGGCAGCGGTCGGCCTGGCAGCGGCCGTCCAGGGGAACCCCCTGCTGAGGGTGAGAGGCCTCCCAGCGGGCCTCGGGTCGCATCAAGGACGGGTGCTAGTGAGACTG GTTTCAGTGCTGGAGGGGTTAGTGCTGGCATGATCAGTACAGAGCTGCCGACGGGTATGACACGGTTCGAGACACAGCCTGGCCTGGACAGCGATCTGGAGGAGGGTGCAGAGGAGATGGAGGATGCGGAGGATGGGTACTCCGACTCGGAGAGCGAGGGAGAGAGCGAGATGGTGGTGCTGGACCCCGACCAC CCCCTGATGCTCAGGTTCCAGAGGGCCTTGAATGCTCAGCTGTCCAGACAGAACCAAAGGATCACACTGGAGCTGAAGGAAATC CAAGAGGCGACGAAGAGTAAGCACCAGGAGCATGAGGACCTGGGTGTGCAGCTGTACGGTCTGCAGCAGGAGCTGGCCAGGAACCAGATGAACCTGGAGAGGAAACACGACACCTACGCCAACGTGCATCAGGGCAAGCAGCAGGCCGAGGAGAAACTGGACGGCGTCCGGCTGACGTACAAGGATGTGCAACAAAACGTGCTGCTGGAAAGGACCAcag gagcCAAGCttcagacagagacagagaaccTGGCCACCAGGCTGCTGTACATGCAGAATGCCAAGGAGGACGTTAGGTCGGACATCGCTGTCATGAAAAGGGCAGCAGAAAAGGCCGACACGGAAGTGGCAAAATCTGAGCTGGCTAAGAAACAGCAG GACTTGTACATTGACCGGCTGGTAGATGTTGTGGATGACCTGAGGGAGAAGATCGCCCTGTACGAGGCTCAGACCTCTGCCCAGACAGAGGAGACCAAGGCTGCCCGGGAGGCGGTGTCAGAGGCTCGCACAGAAATAGAC GCGATAAACCTGGAGAAGAAGCAGCTGTTCCAGCAGTGGACCAGTAGTCTGATCGGCATGAGGAGGAGGGACGAGGCACACGCTGCCATGAACCAGGCACTGGA TGATCAAAGGCAGCGCGTCCTGTCCTTGGAGACTGAAATCGACGGGTACAAGAAGTCCATCACCAAGGAGCAGGAGAAGAACGAGACGCtgaccatggtgctgaacaagaCGGAGTCGGACATCAGCACCACCAGGAGGCTGATGGCGCAGAGCCAGACCAAGCAGGAGGCCATCAAGGCCGAGTACACCACCTACACCCGCGCCCTGCATGAGACAGAACAGGCACTCAACAGGGCGACTACT GATCGCACTCTGCGTCTGAACGAGCTGAATGCGCTGAGGAAGCAGATCGAGCGTGAGTACCAGGAGAAGGTGAACCTGGAGGACGCCATCATGGAGAAGATGCGGTCCCAGCTCACCATGGACAAGGCTGCCCTCTACACCAAGAAGATGACCAGCAAGCTCAGGCAGAGGAAGAAAGAGCTG GAAGCAGAGGTGGCAAAGGTTGAGAACGAGATTTCGCGCGACATCCTGGAGATCTCGTACACGACGTCGCGCATCAAGCGTCTGCAGAAGACCATGGAGGAGCTGGATGAGGAGATCCGCATGAAGAACGACATGATCTCCAAGAGTGAGAGCGAGATCATCAAGAGGAACGCCGTGATCGAGAGGAAGCAGGGGGTCATCGACCAGTACAACAAGAGAGTGGACCAGCTGCTGACTAGTACTGGG GGCGAGGAGTTGGGGCCGTTGGAGATCCAGATCAAGGCGATGAACAAGCAGATCGAGGATCGTCAGGCGGAGATCATGGAGCTGCAGCAGTTCTGGCTGCGTCAGCAGGGGGAGCTGGTGAAActcaccaaggacagggaggAGCAGTCCATGGACCTGGAGCGGCTCAAGAAACAGCTGTCCATTCTCACCCAGAAGAAACTCAGGATTGAAA ATGAGATCGAGGGTCACCAGCGTGAACAGAAGGACATTGACCACAGCATCAGTAACATGCGCAACGACATGGTCAAACTCAACACCCTGCTGACCAAGGAGAACAAGCTGAAGGATGGGATGCAACAG GACAACATCTTGGTAGAAAACGACTTCATCGCAGCCTTGAGGGAGGCTGAGCACGATTCTATCAGCATGCAGGAGCGCCTAGAAGCCCtgcaggaggagaaggagaggcTACTGAACAGCCTGGTGGAGGCAGA ACGTCAGATCATGCTGTGGGAGAAGAAGACCCAGCTGGCCCGTGAGGTGCGATCTGCGGTTGACTCCGAGGTCGGGCAAGGAGAGATCCATGCCATGAAGGCCGAGATCCATCGCATGGAG GTGCGTTACTCCCAGCTGATGAAGCAGCAGGAGAAGATGATCCGCGACATGGAGTCCACCGTGTCCCGCCGAGACACCATCTGGGTGCGGGGTGACGCCCAGGCCAAGACCAACAAGAAGGTGGTGACGCAAGGAAACTTCCAGAAGAAACTGGGAGAGATGAGGAAGAAAATCAAGCAGACCGCTCAG GATGCGAATGGATGTGACCGTGAGATCCAGGAGCTGCGTGACCAGCAGGGGGGGCTGAGCAAGATGCTGGAGGAGAAACAGATGAACTGTCAACAGCTGCAGAGCTCCGTGGACACGCTAGAGGGCGATATTGACAACATGCAGGAGATCAAGGAGAGG AACCTTGCGGAGCTGGTTTCTAAACAACAGAAGGTGAAACACTACCAGTCCCTGAAGGATGGCAGGTACAAGCTGCTGTGCAGGACAGACACAGCACTGGAGAATGAAACACAGAAACAGCTAGAccgcatgcagaccctcaacgCCATTGTAGACAGACTGAATCAGGAgtacccccatgcacagcctgcCCTACGGAGGGTCACGCTCACTCTGCAGTCTAGAGGGGTGGTTCAAGACAGTGCCTAG
- the LOC136441009 gene encoding coiled-coil domain-containing protein 40-like isoform X2, with amino-acid sequence MADQEDRPPSVKDGEEAEQPPPPEAEAPPAEAAEALEVPAEEKDPSRPASAKSVTDVVSQVTVKALKEFKLPDMPAEQAAVGGEEQQPTEQPAEAGAEQPEGEVAEGEQPGGAEQPEDAEQPEAEPSQPVAEGEEAPAEAPAEGEVAAEEAEPPAEEVERPASLTKPPSKPTSRAGSARSGEERPGSGRPGSGRPGSGRPGSGRPGSGRPGSGRPGSGRPGEPPAEGERPPSGPRVASRTGASETGFSAGGVSAGMISTELPTGMTRFETQPGLDSDLEEGAEEMEDAEDGYSDSESEGESEMVVLDPDHPLMLRFQRALNAQLSRQNQRITLELKEIQEATKSKHQEHEDLGVQLYGLQQELARNQMNLERKHDTYANVHQGKQQAEEKLDGVRLTYKDVQQNVLLERTTGAKLQTETENLATRLLYMQNAKEDVRSDIAVMKRAAEKADTEVAKSELAKKQQDLYIDRLVDVVDDLREKIALYEAQTSAQTEETKAAREAVSEARTEIDAINLEKKQLFQQWTSSLIGMRRRDEAHAAMNQALDDQRQRVLSLETEIDGYKKSITKEQEKNETLTMVLNKTESDISTTRRLMAQSQTKQEAIKAEYTTYTRALHETEQALNRATTDRTLRLNELNALRKQIEREYQEKVNLEDAIMEKMRSQLTMDKAALYTKKMTSKLRQRKKELEAEVAKVENEISRDILEISYTTSRIKRLQKTMEELDEEIRMKNDMISKSESEIIKRNAVIERKQGVIDQYNKRVDQLLTSTGGEELGPLEIQIKAMNKQIEDRQAEIMELQQFWLRQQGELVKLTKDREEQSMDLERLKKQLSILTQKKLRIENEIEGHQREQKDIDHSISNMRNDMVKLNTLLTKENKLKDGMQQDNILVENDFIAALREAEHDSISMQERLEALQEEKERLLNSLVEAERQIMLWEKKTQLAREVRSAVDSEVGQGEIHAMKAEIHRMEVRYSQLMKQQEKMIRDMESTVSRRDTIWVRGDAQAKTNKKVVTQGNFQKKLGEMRKKIKQTAQDANGCDREIQELRDQQGGLSKMLEEKQMNCQQLQSSVDTLEGDIDNMQEIKERNLAELVSKQQKVKHYQSLKDGRYKLLCRTDTALENETQKQLDRMQTLNAIVDRLNQEYPHAQPALRRVTLTLQSRGVVQDSA; translated from the exons atggcggatcaAGAGGACAG GCCCCCATCAGTGAAGGACGGAGAGGAAGCTGAGCAGCCTCCTCCTCCTGAAGCAGAAGCTCCTCCTG CAGAGGCAGCAGAAGCCTTGGAGGTGCCTGCAGAGGAGAAAGACCCCAGTAGACCTGCATCTGCCAAGTCTGTCACAGATGTGGTGTCACAGGTCACCGTCAAAGCTCTAAAAGAG TTCAAGTTACCAGACATGCCTGCAGAACAGGCAGCAGTGGGAGGGGAGGAGCAGCAGCCAACAGAACAGCCAGCAGAAGCCGGGGCAGAGCAACCAGAGGGGGAGGTTGCAGAGGGAGAACAGCCTGGAGGTGCAGAACAGCCAGAAG atGCTGAGCAACCTGAGGCCGAACCATCTCAGCCAGTGGCAGAGGGGGAGGAAGCCCCTGCAGAAGCCCCTGCTGAAGGGGAGGTGGCAGCAGAAGAGGCTGAGCCCCCTGCAGAAGAAGTGGAACGTCCCGCCAGTTTAACCAAGCCTCCATCTAAACCTACCAGCAGAGCCG GAAGTGCCAGGTCAGGTGAAGAGAGACCCGGCAGCGGTCGTCCTGGCAGCGGTCGTCCCGGCAGCGGTCGTCCCGGCAGCGGTCGTCCCGGCAGCGGTCGTCCCGGCAGCGGTCGGCCTGGCAGCGGCCGTCCAGGGGAACCCCCTGCTGAGGGTGAGAGGCCTCCCAGCGGGCCTCGGGTCGCATCAAGGACGGGTGCTAGTGAGACTG GTTTCAGTGCTGGAGGGGTTAGTGCTGGCATGATCAGTACAGAGCTGCCGACGGGTATGACACGGTTCGAGACACAGCCTGGCCTGGACAGCGATCTGGAGGAGGGTGCAGAGGAGATGGAGGATGCGGAGGATGGGTACTCCGACTCGGAGAGCGAGGGAGAGAGCGAGATGGTGGTGCTGGACCCCGACCAC CCCCTGATGCTCAGGTTCCAGAGGGCCTTGAATGCTCAGCTGTCCAGACAGAACCAAAGGATCACACTGGAGCTGAAGGAAATC CAAGAGGCGACGAAGAGTAAGCACCAGGAGCATGAGGACCTGGGTGTGCAGCTGTACGGTCTGCAGCAGGAGCTGGCCAGGAACCAGATGAACCTGGAGAGGAAACACGACACCTACGCCAACGTGCATCAGGGCAAGCAGCAGGCCGAGGAGAAACTGGACGGCGTCCGGCTGACGTACAAGGATGTGCAACAAAACGTGCTGCTGGAAAGGACCAcag gagcCAAGCttcagacagagacagagaaccTGGCCACCAGGCTGCTGTACATGCAGAATGCCAAGGAGGACGTTAGGTCGGACATCGCTGTCATGAAAAGGGCAGCAGAAAAGGCCGACACGGAAGTGGCAAAATCTGAGCTGGCTAAGAAACAGCAG GACTTGTACATTGACCGGCTGGTAGATGTTGTGGATGACCTGAGGGAGAAGATCGCCCTGTACGAGGCTCAGACCTCTGCCCAGACAGAGGAGACCAAGGCTGCCCGGGAGGCGGTGTCAGAGGCTCGCACAGAAATAGAC GCGATAAACCTGGAGAAGAAGCAGCTGTTCCAGCAGTGGACCAGTAGTCTGATCGGCATGAGGAGGAGGGACGAGGCACACGCTGCCATGAACCAGGCACTGGA TGATCAAAGGCAGCGCGTCCTGTCCTTGGAGACTGAAATCGACGGGTACAAGAAGTCCATCACCAAGGAGCAGGAGAAGAACGAGACGCtgaccatggtgctgaacaagaCGGAGTCGGACATCAGCACCACCAGGAGGCTGATGGCGCAGAGCCAGACCAAGCAGGAGGCCATCAAGGCCGAGTACACCACCTACACCCGCGCCCTGCATGAGACAGAACAGGCACTCAACAGGGCGACTACT GATCGCACTCTGCGTCTGAACGAGCTGAATGCGCTGAGGAAGCAGATCGAGCGTGAGTACCAGGAGAAGGTGAACCTGGAGGACGCCATCATGGAGAAGATGCGGTCCCAGCTCACCATGGACAAGGCTGCCCTCTACACCAAGAAGATGACCAGCAAGCTCAGGCAGAGGAAGAAAGAGCTG GAAGCAGAGGTGGCAAAGGTTGAGAACGAGATTTCGCGCGACATCCTGGAGATCTCGTACACGACGTCGCGCATCAAGCGTCTGCAGAAGACCATGGAGGAGCTGGATGAGGAGATCCGCATGAAGAACGACATGATCTCCAAGAGTGAGAGCGAGATCATCAAGAGGAACGCCGTGATCGAGAGGAAGCAGGGGGTCATCGACCAGTACAACAAGAGAGTGGACCAGCTGCTGACTAGTACTGGG GGCGAGGAGTTGGGGCCGTTGGAGATCCAGATCAAGGCGATGAACAAGCAGATCGAGGATCGTCAGGCGGAGATCATGGAGCTGCAGCAGTTCTGGCTGCGTCAGCAGGGGGAGCTGGTGAAActcaccaaggacagggaggAGCAGTCCATGGACCTGGAGCGGCTCAAGAAACAGCTGTCCATTCTCACCCAGAAGAAACTCAGGATTGAAA ATGAGATCGAGGGTCACCAGCGTGAACAGAAGGACATTGACCACAGCATCAGTAACATGCGCAACGACATGGTCAAACTCAACACCCTGCTGACCAAGGAGAACAAGCTGAAGGATGGGATGCAACAG GACAACATCTTGGTAGAAAACGACTTCATCGCAGCCTTGAGGGAGGCTGAGCACGATTCTATCAGCATGCAGGAGCGCCTAGAAGCCCtgcaggaggagaaggagaggcTACTGAACAGCCTGGTGGAGGCAGA ACGTCAGATCATGCTGTGGGAGAAGAAGACCCAGCTGGCCCGTGAGGTGCGATCTGCGGTTGACTCCGAGGTCGGGCAAGGAGAGATCCATGCCATGAAGGCCGAGATCCATCGCATGGAG GTGCGTTACTCCCAGCTGATGAAGCAGCAGGAGAAGATGATCCGCGACATGGAGTCCACCGTGTCCCGCCGAGACACCATCTGGGTGCGGGGTGACGCCCAGGCCAAGACCAACAAGAAGGTGGTGACGCAAGGAAACTTCCAGAAGAAACTGGGAGAGATGAGGAAGAAAATCAAGCAGACCGCTCAG GATGCGAATGGATGTGACCGTGAGATCCAGGAGCTGCGTGACCAGCAGGGGGGGCTGAGCAAGATGCTGGAGGAGAAACAGATGAACTGTCAACAGCTGCAGAGCTCCGTGGACACGCTAGAGGGCGATATTGACAACATGCAGGAGATCAAGGAGAGG AACCTTGCGGAGCTGGTTTCTAAACAACAGAAGGTGAAACACTACCAGTCCCTGAAGGATGGCAGGTACAAGCTGCTGTGCAGGACAGACACAGCACTGGAGAATGAAACACAGAAACAGCTAGAccgcatgcagaccctcaacgCCATTGTAGACAGACTGAATCAGGAgtacccccatgcacagcctgcCCTACGGAGGGTCACGCTCACTCTGCAGTCTAGAGGGGTGGTTCAAGACAGTGCCTAG